From Paenibacillus sp. PvR098:
CCGGAAGACCATGCTCATGCAGTACAGAACGGTAAAGCGTTTCGGTTCGGCGGAGATCGTTATCAAAAAATCGCGTTTTATCGGCTATGCGAAGCCGGTGGAGTCGGAAGACGAAGCGATCGCTTTTATCGAAAGCATCAAGAAGGAGCATTGGAATGCTACGCATAACTGCTCGGCTTATATGATCGGAGAGCGGGATGAAATCCAGAGAGCGTCGGATGACGGAGAACCGAGCGGAACGGCCGGAAAGCCAATTCTGGAAGTCATCAAGAATCAGGGTATGAAGAATGTCGCCGTCGTTGTCACCCGCTATTTTGGCGGTATCCTGCTTGGAGCGGGCGGCTTGGTACGCGCTTATACCGACGGAGCAGTGGTCGGACTGGCCGCAGCGGAGCCGGTGTATAAGGTACTGCACAGTGAAGTAATGGTGGAGATCGATTACACCTGGCACGGCAAAGTAGAGAACGAGCTGAGGAACCGTGGGACGCTGATGGGTGAAACGTCGTTCACCGATAAGGTAACATTGACCTGTTTGCCGCTGGCCGAGGAGGCGGAGCGCTTCATCCTTTGGATGACGGATATCACTCAGGGACAGGCTGCGATCGTTGAAGGGGAATCGCGTTTCGTAGATCATGCTGAGCTCCCGTAAGCTTGGGGATCGGCAGATTTTCAATACATCATGATAACAATAAAACAGGGGGAGCTGGTGATTTTTGGCCAGGAAAGCGGTTGCACAGGAGCTAAGCCGTGAGCGAATCTTGGAGGAGGCGAGACAGCTTTTTGTCGAGCACGGGTATCATGCATTAACAATGCGGAGTATCGCAAAGACAATGGGGTATAGTCATGGGGCATTATACTATCATTTTAGCGAGAAGGCGGAGCTGTTCTACGCATTGGTTACCGACGATTTCCATATGCTGCTGGAGCGGCAGAAAGACATGCTTAGGCGCACCCGCTTGGGTGATCTGGGGCAGCTTGAGAAGCTGATGTTCGAATTTATCCGCTTCGGGCTGGAGAATCCGAACCATTACGAAATTATGTTTATGATCAAGGATCCTGAGCTGCAGCGTTATTCCCGCACGGAACAGGCGGAGTGTCTGGATCTGTTCGCAACGGTTGTACGCTCGGTCGTTTCCAAGCAGCCGGAAAGTGATAAGAAGATGTACAGCTTGCCATGGAGCTTGTTCATGTCAATGCACGGATTCATTTCTTATAATATTCGTTATAATCAATCGTTTGAAGATGTCAAAAAGTTGGCGGAACAGCATGTCAAATATTTGTGCGAGGGGCTGCAAGGATAACGTAATCTCAGCATCCGGAGATTCTTTGCAGCCCCTTACTTCATTGCATTAAAGCTTCAATGACTTGTGTGTTTACCCGCGGC
This genomic window contains:
- a CDS encoding YigZ family protein: MLMQYRTVKRFGSAEIVIKKSRFIGYAKPVESEDEAIAFIESIKKEHWNATHNCSAYMIGERDEIQRASDDGEPSGTAGKPILEVIKNQGMKNVAVVVTRYFGGILLGAGGLVRAYTDGAVVGLAAAEPVYKVLHSEVMVEIDYTWHGKVENELRNRGTLMGETSFTDKVTLTCLPLAEEAERFILWMTDITQGQAAIVEGESRFVDHAELP
- a CDS encoding TetR/AcrR family transcriptional regulator gives rise to the protein MARKAVAQELSRERILEEARQLFVEHGYHALTMRSIAKTMGYSHGALYYHFSEKAELFYALVTDDFHMLLERQKDMLRRTRLGDLGQLEKLMFEFIRFGLENPNHYEIMFMIKDPELQRYSRTEQAECLDLFATVVRSVVSKQPESDKKMYSLPWSLFMSMHGFISYNIRYNQSFEDVKKLAEQHVKYLCEGLQG